The following proteins come from a genomic window of Archocentrus centrarchus isolate MPI-CPG fArcCen1 chromosome 3, fArcCen1, whole genome shotgun sequence:
- the sppl2a gene encoding signal peptide peptidase-like 2A isoform X1 has product MFCGWKKMSGNKMEGAVGFVCLSLLFLASEINGQEAILHISNGDTEREFCIVHNHSWTPLAQSLDAARQYQLVNMTSSLLCDISGISPSVVNGKALVVMRGLCDFSQKALNAQRLGAKTLLIASNETMRTPSANESEYAKVNISLALMRYGDFLEAQQVFGEQMMVKLYAPLYAKIDPSIAVILLISIVTIVLGGYWSGACERDRLNSGASGGGGGGGERKSDSGELSLYSPLKVVIFVALMCGMLVLMYFFYNVLVYVIIVIFCMASASALYSCFDAVMDKIGCGTLSFSVRNWNLSLRSLLLAAVCISIAVVWAVYRNEDRWIWILQDLLGIAFCLNFMKTISLSNFKICVILLSLLLVYDVFFVFITPFFTKNGVSIMVQVALGPDASGEKTQGNMVEVPAEPQAPSEKLPVVMRVPRFLAWAQNLCGMQFSILGYGDIIVPGLLVAYCSRFDVWINSKRKVYFISCCIAYLLGMVLTFVVMLLSGMGQPALLYLVPFTVITSAVVAGCRGEMKQFWAGTTYKVLDPSREPLLPEGRTDRSIEGERC; this is encoded by the exons ATGTTTTGTGGGTGGAAAAAAATGAGTGGTAACAAGATGGAAGGAGCTGTcggatttgtgtgtttgtcgCTTCTTTTCTTAGCGTCGGAG ATAAATGGCCAGGAGGCAATCTTGCACATTTCAAATGGAGATACTGAGAGGGAGTTCTGCATTGTTCACAATCACTCCTGGACCCCACTGGCCCAGTCACTTGATGCTGCa CGGCAGTACCAGTTGGTGAATATGACCTCCTCTCTGCTGTGTGACATCTCAGGGATCAGTCCATCTGTAGTAAATGGCAAAGCGCTGGTGGTGATGAGAGGCCTCTGTGATTTCAGCCAGAAGGCTCTTAATGCTCAGAGACTCGGTGCTAAAACTTTGCTCATTGCCAGCAATGAAACAATG AGAACTCCCTCAGCCAATGAGTCGGAGTACGCAAAGGTCAATATTTCTCTGGCTCTCATGAGATACGGGGACTTCCTCGAAGCTCAGCAG GTGTTTGGGGAACAGATGATGGTGAAGCTGTATGCTCCACTTTATGCAAAGATTGATCCGAGCATTGCAGTCATCCTGCTGATTTCCATTGTTACAATTGTCTTGGGCGGTTACTGGAGCGGAGCATGTGAGAG GGACCGGTTGAATAGCGGTGCttctggaggaggaggaggaggaggagaaaggaaaTCAGACAGTGGAGAGCTTTCACTGTACTCTCCTCTCAAAGTGGTTATCTTTGTCGCCTTGATGTGCGGGATGCTCGTCCTTATGTACTTTTTCTACAATGTCCTTG TTTACGTTATTATTGTTATCTTCTGCATGGCATCTGCCTCTGCACTCTACAGCTGTTTTGATGCAGTGATGGACAAAATTGGTTGTGGCACTTTAAG TTTCTCTGTCCGAAATTGGAACTTGTCATTGAGATCTctcctgctggctgctgtgtgcaTTAGCATTGCTGTGGTCTGGGCAGTGTACAGAAATGAAGACAG ATGGATCTGGATCCTGCAGGACCTTCTTGGCATTGCCTTCTGCCTCAACTTCATGAAGACTATTTCACTGTCCAATTTCAAG ATCTGTGTCATTCTGCTGAGCCTCCTGCTTGTATATGATGtcttctttgttttcatcactCCTTTCTTCACCAAG AATGGAGTTAGCATCATGGTGCAGGTTGCTCTGGGCCCAGATGCGTCTGGTGAGAAG ACACAAGGTAACATGGTGGAGGTCCCTGCGGAACCACAGGCTCCCTCTGAGAAA CTGCCTGTGGTGATGCGTGTCCCGCGGTTTTTAGCTTGGGCTCAGAACCTGTGTGGGATGCAGTTCTCCATCCTGGGCTACGGTGATATCATTGTCCCAG GTCTCCTGGTGGCCTACTGCAGCAGGTTTGATGTTTGGATCAACAGTAAAAGGAAGGTctacttcatcagctgctgcataG CCTATCTCCTGGGAATGGTACTGACATTTGTTGTGATGTTGCTGTCCGGGATGGGACAGCCTGCTCTGCTCTACTTAGTGCCCTTTACTGTGATAACTTCTGCTGTGGTGGCAGGCTGCAGGGGGGAGATGAAGCAGTTCTGGGCTGGAACCACATACAAG GTCTTGGACCCATCCAGGGAACCTTTACTGCCAG AGGGAAGAACTGACCGCTCCATAGAAGGTGAAAGATGCTGA
- the LOC115778231 gene encoding histone H3.3-like, with product MPTAMCLGLDAAGYTIIACTKQTAHKFTGGKAPHKQLATKAAHKSAPSTGGVKKPHCYRPGTVALREIHRYQKSTELLIRKLPFQRLVREIAQDFKTDLHFQSTAIRALQEASEAYLVGLFEDTNLCAIHAKRVTFMPKDIQLARRILKTR from the exons ATGCCAACAGCAATGTGTTTGGGTTTAGATGCAGCTGGTTATACTA TCATAGCCTGTACCAAGCAGACTGCCCATAAGTTCACTGGAGGTAAAGCTCCACATAAGCAGCTGGCTACCAAGGCTGCTCACAAGAGCGCCCCTTCCACCGGTGGGGTCAAGAAGCCCCATTGCTACAGGCCAGGTACCGTGGCTCTGCGTGAGATCCATCGTTATCAGAAGTCCACTGAACTGCTGATCCGCAAGCTACCCTTCCAGCGCCTGGTGAGGGAAATCGCCCAGGACTTCAAGACTGACCTGCATTTCCAGAGTACAGCCATCCGAGCTCTGCAGGAGGCCAGTGAGGCCTATTTGGTCGGTTTGTTTGAGGACACCAATCTGTGTGCCATCCATGCCAAGCGTGTCACCTTCATGCCCAAAGACATCCAGCTGGCACGTC ggatcctcaaaactagg
- the sppl2a gene encoding signal peptide peptidase-like 2A isoform X3 yields the protein MFCGWKKMSGNKMEGAVGFVCLSLLFLASEINGQEAILHISNGDTEREFCIVHNHSWTPLAQSLDAARQYQLVNMTSSLLCDISGISPSVVNGKALVVMRGLCDFSQKALNAQRLGAKTLLIASNETMRTPSANESEYAKVNISLALMRYGDFLEAQQVFGEQMMVKLYAPLYAKIDPSIAVILLISIVTIVLGGYWSGACERDRLNSGASGGGGGGGERKSDSGELSLYSPLKVVIFVALMCGMLVLMYFFYNVLVYVIIVIFCMASASALYSCFDAVMDKIGCGTLSFSVRNWNLSLRSLLLAAVCISIAVVWAVYRNEDRWIWILQDLLGIAFCLNFMKTISLSNFKICVILLSLLLVYDVFFVFITPFFTKNGVSIMVQVALGPDASGEKLPVVMRVPRFLAWAQNLCGMQFSILGYGDIIVPGLLVAYCSRFDVWINSKRKVYFISCCIAYLLGMVLTFVVMLLSGMGQPALLYLVPFTVITSAVVAGCRGEMKQFWAGTTYKVLDPSREPLLPEGRTDRSIEGERC from the exons ATGTTTTGTGGGTGGAAAAAAATGAGTGGTAACAAGATGGAAGGAGCTGTcggatttgtgtgtttgtcgCTTCTTTTCTTAGCGTCGGAG ATAAATGGCCAGGAGGCAATCTTGCACATTTCAAATGGAGATACTGAGAGGGAGTTCTGCATTGTTCACAATCACTCCTGGACCCCACTGGCCCAGTCACTTGATGCTGCa CGGCAGTACCAGTTGGTGAATATGACCTCCTCTCTGCTGTGTGACATCTCAGGGATCAGTCCATCTGTAGTAAATGGCAAAGCGCTGGTGGTGATGAGAGGCCTCTGTGATTTCAGCCAGAAGGCTCTTAATGCTCAGAGACTCGGTGCTAAAACTTTGCTCATTGCCAGCAATGAAACAATG AGAACTCCCTCAGCCAATGAGTCGGAGTACGCAAAGGTCAATATTTCTCTGGCTCTCATGAGATACGGGGACTTCCTCGAAGCTCAGCAG GTGTTTGGGGAACAGATGATGGTGAAGCTGTATGCTCCACTTTATGCAAAGATTGATCCGAGCATTGCAGTCATCCTGCTGATTTCCATTGTTACAATTGTCTTGGGCGGTTACTGGAGCGGAGCATGTGAGAG GGACCGGTTGAATAGCGGTGCttctggaggaggaggaggaggaggagaaaggaaaTCAGACAGTGGAGAGCTTTCACTGTACTCTCCTCTCAAAGTGGTTATCTTTGTCGCCTTGATGTGCGGGATGCTCGTCCTTATGTACTTTTTCTACAATGTCCTTG TTTACGTTATTATTGTTATCTTCTGCATGGCATCTGCCTCTGCACTCTACAGCTGTTTTGATGCAGTGATGGACAAAATTGGTTGTGGCACTTTAAG TTTCTCTGTCCGAAATTGGAACTTGTCATTGAGATCTctcctgctggctgctgtgtgcaTTAGCATTGCTGTGGTCTGGGCAGTGTACAGAAATGAAGACAG ATGGATCTGGATCCTGCAGGACCTTCTTGGCATTGCCTTCTGCCTCAACTTCATGAAGACTATTTCACTGTCCAATTTCAAG ATCTGTGTCATTCTGCTGAGCCTCCTGCTTGTATATGATGtcttctttgttttcatcactCCTTTCTTCACCAAG AATGGAGTTAGCATCATGGTGCAGGTTGCTCTGGGCCCAGATGCGTCTGGTGAGAAG CTGCCTGTGGTGATGCGTGTCCCGCGGTTTTTAGCTTGGGCTCAGAACCTGTGTGGGATGCAGTTCTCCATCCTGGGCTACGGTGATATCATTGTCCCAG GTCTCCTGGTGGCCTACTGCAGCAGGTTTGATGTTTGGATCAACAGTAAAAGGAAGGTctacttcatcagctgctgcataG CCTATCTCCTGGGAATGGTACTGACATTTGTTGTGATGTTGCTGTCCGGGATGGGACAGCCTGCTCTGCTCTACTTAGTGCCCTTTACTGTGATAACTTCTGCTGTGGTGGCAGGCTGCAGGGGGGAGATGAAGCAGTTCTGGGCTGGAACCACATACAAG GTCTTGGACCCATCCAGGGAACCTTTACTGCCAG AGGGAAGAACTGACCGCTCCATAGAAGGTGAAAGATGCTGA
- the sppl2a gene encoding signal peptide peptidase-like 2A isoform X2, whose translation MFCGWKKMSGNKMEGAVGFVCLSLLFLASEINGQEAILHISNGDTEREFCIVHNHSWTPLAQSLDAARQYQLVNMTSSLLCDISGISPSVVNGKALVVMRGLCDFSQKALNAQRLGAKTLLIASNETMRTPSANESEYAKVNISLALMRYGDFLEAQQVFGEQMMVKLYAPLYAKIDPSIAVILLISIVTIVLGGYWSGACERDRLNSGASGGGGGGGERKSDSGELSLYSPLKVVIFVALMCGMLVLMYFFYNVLVYVIIVIFCMASASALYSCFDAVMDKIGCGTLSFSVRNWNLSLRSLLLAAVCISIAVVWAVYRNEDRWIWILQDLLGIAFCLNFMKTISLSNFKICVILLSLLLVYDVFFVFITPFFTKNGVSIMVQVALGPDASGEKTQGNMVEVPAEPQAPSEKLPVVMRVPRFLAWAQNLCGMQFSILGYGDIIVPGLLVAYCSRFDVWINSKRKVYFISCCIAYLLGMVLTFVVMLLSGMGQPALLYLVPFTVITSAVVAGCRGEMKQFWAGTTYKREELTAP comes from the exons ATGTTTTGTGGGTGGAAAAAAATGAGTGGTAACAAGATGGAAGGAGCTGTcggatttgtgtgtttgtcgCTTCTTTTCTTAGCGTCGGAG ATAAATGGCCAGGAGGCAATCTTGCACATTTCAAATGGAGATACTGAGAGGGAGTTCTGCATTGTTCACAATCACTCCTGGACCCCACTGGCCCAGTCACTTGATGCTGCa CGGCAGTACCAGTTGGTGAATATGACCTCCTCTCTGCTGTGTGACATCTCAGGGATCAGTCCATCTGTAGTAAATGGCAAAGCGCTGGTGGTGATGAGAGGCCTCTGTGATTTCAGCCAGAAGGCTCTTAATGCTCAGAGACTCGGTGCTAAAACTTTGCTCATTGCCAGCAATGAAACAATG AGAACTCCCTCAGCCAATGAGTCGGAGTACGCAAAGGTCAATATTTCTCTGGCTCTCATGAGATACGGGGACTTCCTCGAAGCTCAGCAG GTGTTTGGGGAACAGATGATGGTGAAGCTGTATGCTCCACTTTATGCAAAGATTGATCCGAGCATTGCAGTCATCCTGCTGATTTCCATTGTTACAATTGTCTTGGGCGGTTACTGGAGCGGAGCATGTGAGAG GGACCGGTTGAATAGCGGTGCttctggaggaggaggaggaggaggagaaaggaaaTCAGACAGTGGAGAGCTTTCACTGTACTCTCCTCTCAAAGTGGTTATCTTTGTCGCCTTGATGTGCGGGATGCTCGTCCTTATGTACTTTTTCTACAATGTCCTTG TTTACGTTATTATTGTTATCTTCTGCATGGCATCTGCCTCTGCACTCTACAGCTGTTTTGATGCAGTGATGGACAAAATTGGTTGTGGCACTTTAAG TTTCTCTGTCCGAAATTGGAACTTGTCATTGAGATCTctcctgctggctgctgtgtgcaTTAGCATTGCTGTGGTCTGGGCAGTGTACAGAAATGAAGACAG ATGGATCTGGATCCTGCAGGACCTTCTTGGCATTGCCTTCTGCCTCAACTTCATGAAGACTATTTCACTGTCCAATTTCAAG ATCTGTGTCATTCTGCTGAGCCTCCTGCTTGTATATGATGtcttctttgttttcatcactCCTTTCTTCACCAAG AATGGAGTTAGCATCATGGTGCAGGTTGCTCTGGGCCCAGATGCGTCTGGTGAGAAG ACACAAGGTAACATGGTGGAGGTCCCTGCGGAACCACAGGCTCCCTCTGAGAAA CTGCCTGTGGTGATGCGTGTCCCGCGGTTTTTAGCTTGGGCTCAGAACCTGTGTGGGATGCAGTTCTCCATCCTGGGCTACGGTGATATCATTGTCCCAG GTCTCCTGGTGGCCTACTGCAGCAGGTTTGATGTTTGGATCAACAGTAAAAGGAAGGTctacttcatcagctgctgcataG CCTATCTCCTGGGAATGGTACTGACATTTGTTGTGATGTTGCTGTCCGGGATGGGACAGCCTGCTCTGCTCTACTTAGTGCCCTTTACTGTGATAACTTCTGCTGTGGTGGCAGGCTGCAGGGGGGAGATGAAGCAGTTCTGGGCTGGAACCACATACAAG AGGGAAGAACTGACCGCTCCATAG